A window of the Streptomyces sp. NBC_00454 genome harbors these coding sequences:
- a CDS encoding LuxR C-terminal-related transcriptional regulator — translation MGLDTKAESVYRLMLTHQDWGVAEIAVHLACPEESVRSSLDQLAELNLLRRSMQAPGGLRPVSPDLGFQLLLQRQQAHLLAQQQQFAESQAAISKLLGEYSELRTGERHGVEYLQGIDAIQTRLEELAHRSTSECLSFMPGGAQSVASLDASRPLDEDLMGRGVRVLTIYLDSVRNDNPTVEYAQWLHGNGGEVRTVPALPLRMVLFDREVALLPVDPNNTKKGAVQLTGPGVLTALAALFEQMWEIAAPIGSTRDRDEAGLTAQERELLRQLTQGATDEIAAKKLGIGLRTARRMMSEMMSRLGARSRFEAGVLASKAGWTD, via the coding sequence TTGGGACTGGATACCAAAGCGGAGTCGGTCTACCGGCTGATGCTCACCCACCAGGACTGGGGCGTCGCGGAAATCGCAGTCCACTTGGCCTGCCCCGAGGAATCCGTACGGAGTTCCCTGGACCAGCTGGCCGAACTGAACCTGCTGAGACGCTCCATGCAGGCACCCGGCGGACTCAGACCCGTCAGCCCGGACCTCGGCTTCCAGCTTCTCCTCCAGCGCCAGCAGGCCCATCTGCTCGCTCAGCAGCAGCAGTTCGCCGAAAGCCAGGCAGCCATCAGCAAGCTCCTGGGCGAGTACTCGGAACTGCGGACCGGTGAGCGGCACGGAGTCGAGTACCTCCAGGGCATCGACGCCATTCAGACCCGGCTCGAAGAACTCGCCCACCGTTCCACCAGTGAGTGCCTGTCCTTCATGCCCGGCGGCGCGCAGTCCGTGGCGAGCCTGGACGCCAGCAGGCCGCTGGACGAGGATCTGATGGGGCGGGGCGTACGGGTGCTGACCATCTACCTGGACAGCGTCCGCAACGACAACCCCACGGTCGAGTACGCCCAGTGGCTCCACGGCAATGGAGGAGAAGTTCGTACCGTGCCGGCCCTGCCCCTGCGGATGGTCCTCTTCGACCGCGAGGTGGCGCTGCTGCCGGTGGACCCGAACAACACCAAGAAGGGCGCGGTCCAGCTGACCGGCCCCGGAGTCCTGACCGCGCTGGCAGCCCTCTTCGAGCAGATGTGGGAGATCGCAGCCCCCATCGGCAGCACCCGCGACCGCGACGAGGCGGGCCTGACCGCGCAGGAACGTGAGCTGCTGCGCCAGCTCACGCAGGGCGCCACCGACGAGATCGCGGCCAAGAAGCTCGGCATCGGCCTGCGCACCGCCCGCCGCATGATGTCGGAAATGATGAGCCGCCTCGGCGCCCGCAGCCGCTTCGAGGCGGGCGTCCTGGCGTCGAAGGCCGGTTGGACGGACTGA
- the aroA gene encoding 3-phosphoshikimate 1-carboxyvinyltransferase has product MSALNDPRLKDDQLAVETIASIDHEVKVLGSKSYTNRQIAIAALAALDGKTGVIDGALVSDDTIYFADAVASFGHVSVEVDHENYRFTLTPTGKPMVAPEDDIFVGGAGTPLRFLISMAGLAEGITTITGNTRMQERPFGDLLAALPGLGVQAVAVRGNGSPPIQVTGGNFVGGKTKISGAISSQYTSSILISSVLAQQDTEIEIVDELVSKPYVEMTLATLAEHGITVERDGYRSFKVAAGQSFKGGHAVVEPDASGLSYFIAAAAILGGRVTIPGIGSTSHQGDVGLAEVLGRMGAHVEITENSITVKGGDLHGIEVDMDAMPDVVPSLAAVAAFAQGKTHITNIASLRVKECDRIAAVTTELRKMGITVDEYDDAMTIHGGTPHGAVIDTYDDHRIAMTFAIIGLRTPGVVINEPGCVAKSFPAFWNTLDTLR; this is encoded by the coding sequence ATGAGCGCTCTCAACGACCCGCGCCTGAAGGACGACCAGCTCGCCGTCGAGACCATCGCCTCGATCGACCACGAGGTGAAGGTCCTCGGCTCCAAGAGCTACACCAACCGGCAGATCGCCATCGCGGCCCTCGCAGCCCTCGACGGCAAGACCGGTGTGATCGACGGGGCTCTCGTCTCCGACGACACCATCTACTTCGCCGACGCCGTCGCCTCCTTCGGGCACGTGAGCGTCGAGGTCGACCACGAGAACTACCGTTTCACCCTCACCCCCACCGGCAAGCCGATGGTCGCCCCCGAGGACGACATTTTCGTCGGCGGTGCCGGCACCCCGCTGCGCTTCCTGATCTCCATGGCGGGTCTCGCCGAGGGCATCACCACCATCACCGGCAACACCCGCATGCAGGAGCGCCCCTTCGGCGACTTGCTCGCGGCCCTCCCGGGCCTCGGCGTCCAGGCGGTCGCGGTCCGCGGCAACGGCTCCCCGCCGATCCAGGTCACCGGCGGCAACTTCGTCGGCGGGAAGACGAAGATCTCTGGCGCCATCTCCTCCCAGTACACCTCCTCGATCCTGATCAGCTCGGTCCTCGCCCAGCAGGACACCGAGATCGAGATCGTCGACGAACTGGTCTCCAAGCCGTACGTCGAGATGACGCTGGCGACCCTCGCCGAGCACGGCATCACCGTCGAGCGCGACGGCTACCGCAGCTTCAAGGTCGCGGCCGGCCAGTCCTTCAAGGGCGGCCACGCCGTCGTCGAGCCCGATGCGTCGGGCCTGTCGTACTTCATCGCCGCGGCCGCGATCCTCGGCGGCCGTGTCACCATCCCCGGTATCGGATCCACCTCCCACCAGGGCGACGTCGGCCTCGCCGAGGTCCTGGGCCGGATGGGCGCCCACGTGGAGATCACTGAGAACTCCATCACCGTCAAGGGCGGCGACCTGCACGGCATCGAGGTCGACATGGACGCCATGCCCGACGTCGTCCCGTCCCTCGCGGCGGTCGCGGCCTTCGCCCAGGGCAAGACCCACATCACCAACATCGCCAGCCTGCGCGTCAAGGAGTGCGACCGCATCGCGGCCGTCACCACCGAGCTGCGCAAGATGGGCATCACCGTCGACGAGTACGACGACGCCATGACCATCCACGGCGGCACCCCGCACGGCGCGGTCATCGACACCTACGACGACCACCGCATCGCCATGACCTTCGCGATCATCGGCCTGCGCACCCCCGGCGTCGTCATCAACGAGCCCGGCTGCGTCGCCAAGTCCTTCCCGGCCTTCTGGAACACCCTGGACACCCTGCGATGA
- the gpmI gene encoding 2,3-bisphosphoglycerate-independent phosphoglycerate mutase, translating to MTGDARTNGILLVLDGWGHAAPGPGNALTNAHTPVLDAIAAKHPSTFVEASGEHVGLLPGTVGNSEIGHMVIGAGRPLDYDSVLVQRQIDNGELGDNPRLTEALDRLASNGGALHLVGQVSDGMIHSHVDHLHALLSIAASRGVKHVWAHAITDGRDVADQTAGDFLARVEEFFASTGVGALATVSGRGYGLDKSGDLELTAKVSEAIADGKGATARDYGQVLAGAENGDVWVTPTVLTGADGEPLATVRDGDTILFTNFRSDRIQQLADDLVQILTDAHVDVLSLTQYDTKANIPALVGRADASGGLADVLESHGLRSVRIAEQEKFEHVTYYVNGRDDRVREVEEHVRITADAAPDYVARPEMNLGQVTEAITAAARRDDVALVIANLANIDVVGHTGDHDATVKAAEHTDREVEKILTAAAATGRWVLLVGDHGNAERMSKPGRDGSPRPYGGHTTNPVPAVVVPAPGQLIGEHLADGGSLADIAPTVLHLLGRPSGPAMTGRSLL from the coding sequence ATGACCGGCGACGCACGCACCAACGGGATCCTGCTCGTCCTCGACGGCTGGGGCCACGCCGCCCCCGGACCCGGCAACGCACTCACCAACGCCCACACCCCGGTGCTCGACGCCATCGCCGCCAAGCACCCCTCCACCTTCGTGGAAGCGTCAGGTGAGCACGTGGGGCTGCTGCCCGGCACCGTCGGGAACTCCGAGATCGGCCACATGGTCATCGGCGCCGGCCGGCCGCTCGACTACGACAGCGTCCTGGTCCAGCGGCAGATCGACAACGGGGAACTCGGCGACAACCCCCGCCTGACCGAAGCCCTCGACCGGCTGGCGTCCAACGGCGGAGCCCTCCACCTCGTCGGCCAGGTCTCCGACGGGATGATCCACTCCCACGTCGACCACCTCCACGCGCTCCTGTCCATCGCGGCGTCCCGCGGTGTGAAGCACGTCTGGGCACACGCCATCACCGACGGCCGAGACGTCGCCGATCAAACTGCCGGCGACTTCCTGGCCCGCGTCGAGGAGTTCTTCGCCTCGACGGGCGTCGGCGCGCTGGCCACCGTGTCCGGCAGGGGCTACGGCCTCGACAAGAGCGGAGACCTGGAGCTGACCGCGAAGGTCAGCGAGGCCATCGCCGACGGCAAGGGCGCCACCGCCCGCGACTACGGGCAGGTGCTGGCCGGAGCCGAGAACGGGGACGTGTGGGTCACCCCCACTGTCCTCACCGGCGCCGACGGCGAGCCGCTCGCCACCGTCCGCGACGGCGACACCATCCTGTTCACCAACTTCCGCAGCGACCGCATCCAGCAGCTCGCCGACGACCTCGTCCAGATCCTCACCGACGCGCACGTCGACGTCCTGTCCCTGACCCAGTACGACACCAAGGCGAACATCCCCGCTTTGGTCGGCCGCGCGGACGCCTCCGGCGGGCTGGCCGACGTACTCGAATCCCACGGCCTGCGCTCCGTGCGCATCGCCGAACAGGAGAAGTTCGAGCACGTCACCTACTACGTCAACGGCCGCGACGACCGCGTCCGCGAGGTCGAGGAGCACGTCCGCATCACCGCGGACGCCGCTCCCGACTACGTCGCCCGGCCCGAGATGAACCTCGGCCAGGTCACCGAAGCCATCACCGCCGCCGCCCGGCGTGACGACGTGGCACTGGTCATCGCCAACCTGGCCAACATCGACGTGGTCGGCCACACCGGCGACCACGACGCGACCGTCAAGGCCGCCGAGCACACGGACCGCGAGGTCGAGAAGATCCTCACCGCCGCAGCGGCGACCGGTCGTTGGGTCCTGCTCGTCGGCGACCACGGCAACGCCGAGCGCATGTCGAAGCCCGGTCGCGACGGATCCCCGCGCCCGTACGGCGGCCACACCACCAACCCCGTACCGGCCGTCGTCGTCCCGGCCCCCGGCCAGCTCATCGGCGAGCACCTCGCCGACGGCGGCAGCCTCGCCGACATCGCACCCACCGTCCTCCACCTGCTGGGCCGCCCGAGCGGCCCCGCCATGACCGGCCGGAGTCTGCTGTGA
- a CDS encoding ArsR/SmtB family transcription factor gives MPVEQATGHPSELLPFIDEDPTCGPPLDVDPLPRERAEALARNLKGISDPTRLQILSVLLAAPEGEACVCDLTPLLGLAQSTVSQHMKMLVDAGLVRRRKRGTWAWYAVTPERRAVLDALIWGDEGTEAGNAEAPE, from the coding sequence ATGCCCGTAGAACAGGCGACCGGCCACCCCTCGGAACTCCTGCCCTTCATCGACGAGGACCCGACCTGCGGGCCGCCCCTCGATGTGGACCCTCTGCCCCGCGAACGGGCGGAAGCTCTCGCACGGAATCTCAAGGGCATTTCCGACCCGACACGGCTGCAGATCCTCAGCGTCCTGCTGGCGGCCCCGGAGGGCGAGGCGTGCGTATGCGATCTGACGCCGCTCCTGGGCCTGGCCCAGTCCACCGTGAGTCAGCACATGAAGATGCTCGTGGATGCCGGCCTGGTGCGCCGCAGGAAGCGCGGTACATGGGCCTGGTACGCGGTCACGCCCGAGCGGCGTGCCGTACTCGACGCTCTGATCTGGGGCGATGAGGGGACAGAGGCAGGGAACGCAGAAGCCCCCGAGTAG
- a CDS encoding phosphate ABC transporter substrate-binding protein, whose product MSFTTTEPRRAPSLLSGKRTRQTLAASAGLLLATVLTGCAGSASADSAALQASGSTTVAPVASDAAEALKSKGLKITVATQGGSAGGISQLGAGQIKVALSSKPLSDQDRKTYPKTDFVPTQIGADAVGIIVTKEVADGGVKSLTKEQVKGLFEGTITNWSQVGGPDVKVFVYDKEPGRGTREVLDKFVYGGEKPPPPPQSDNYAVVGGNLETLNKLESTRGSVGPLSTGFIEGHDGLVAVPLDGVAPTLENVKSSKYPMTRPLFVITNGQPQGSAKEYIDYILSAEGQKLLPKHGYLTREQMGM is encoded by the coding sequence ATGTCCTTCACCACCACCGAGCCCCGCCGGGCACCGTCCCTCCTCTCCGGAAAGCGCACGCGGCAGACCCTCGCCGCCTCCGCCGGGCTGCTTCTCGCAACCGTGCTGACGGGCTGCGCGGGTTCCGCCAGCGCCGACTCGGCCGCGCTGCAGGCCAGCGGATCGACCACCGTCGCCCCGGTCGCATCGGACGCCGCCGAGGCTCTCAAGTCCAAGGGGCTGAAGATCACGGTGGCCACCCAGGGCGGCTCGGCCGGCGGCATCTCCCAGCTCGGCGCCGGCCAGATCAAGGTGGCGCTGAGCTCGAAGCCCCTGTCCGACCAGGACCGCAAGACCTACCCCAAGACCGACTTCGTCCCGACGCAGATAGGTGCGGACGCGGTCGGCATCATCGTCACCAAGGAGGTCGCCGACGGCGGCGTCAAGAGCCTCACCAAGGAGCAGGTGAAGGGCCTGTTCGAGGGCACGATCACCAACTGGTCGCAGGTCGGCGGCCCGGACGTGAAGGTCTTCGTCTACGACAAGGAGCCCGGTCGCGGCACCCGCGAGGTGCTCGACAAGTTCGTCTACGGTGGCGAGAAGCCCCCGCCGCCGCCGCAGTCCGACAACTACGCGGTCGTCGGCGGCAACCTGGAGACCCTCAACAAGCTCGAATCCACCCGGGGTTCCGTCGGCCCGCTGTCGACCGGCTTCATCGAGGGCCATGACGGCCTGGTGGCCGTGCCCCTGGACGGTGTCGCTCCCACCCTCGAGAACGTGAAGTCCTCGAAGTACCCGATGACCCGACCGCTGTTCGTGATCACCAATGGCCAGCCGCAGGGCTCCGCCAAGGAGTACATCGACTACATCCTCTCGGCGGAAGGCCAGAAGCTGCTGCCCAAGCACGGCTACCTGACCCGCGAGCAGATGGGGATGTGA
- the pstC gene encoding phosphate ABC transporter permease subunit PstC has protein sequence MFSVALVLTVLIGYLVTGIASGDVDWLALIGDPTWSPDNAAFGALAMIYGSAVVCVLALVLAVPVGWSAAIALSEYLPPRLARPLRLSIELLAAVPSIVYGLIGIMVVRPFVAALGDVPGGDSLLAAGIVLAVMIMPTIVAVSVDALAAVPSRYREAAYSLGLTRREVVRSAVLPQARAGMRAGVLLGLARALGEAIAVFLVIGRADGRLPKSFGEFLSSLVHPGQTLTTKLAGPEPMLAGTSGPYFAALCGLGVILLVLVAAATVWGTRRTSSRSVKRGLRAHRATSWLRIPRDRLTTLLRLGALLLPGTLLVGMLAILVTRGSSALNPAFWLTSSTGAAGGGVRDQIVGTLLLLATTALIALPLGYGAGVLIGAQASARTARVLETLTVAIGGTPTILLGLAGYVIFSTAMGWGRSWLAGAVVLVPVVVPVIALTTAGRIRSMPSELTESALALGLSRTQYIRSVVIPYTWPATLTGLLLGLARAAGETAPLIFTATVFFGAPALPTGIVDSPVQALPTHIFTLSQDSGAPEAVTQAWGSALVLVLITAVLLSLAVALRNRFEGARRWTT, from the coding sequence ATGTTCTCGGTGGCCCTCGTCCTGACGGTGCTGATCGGATATCTCGTCACCGGCATCGCGAGCGGTGACGTCGACTGGCTCGCCCTGATCGGCGACCCGACGTGGAGCCCGGACAACGCGGCCTTCGGCGCTCTGGCCATGATCTACGGTTCGGCCGTCGTGTGTGTCCTCGCGCTGGTGCTGGCCGTTCCGGTCGGCTGGTCGGCGGCCATCGCGCTGTCGGAGTACCTGCCGCCCCGCCTGGCCCGACCCCTGAGGCTGAGCATCGAGCTCCTGGCGGCGGTGCCCTCCATCGTCTACGGCCTCATCGGCATCATGGTGGTACGGCCGTTCGTCGCGGCTCTGGGTGACGTCCCGGGCGGCGACAGCCTGCTCGCCGCGGGCATCGTCCTCGCCGTGATGATCATGCCGACGATCGTCGCGGTCAGCGTCGACGCCCTGGCCGCCGTACCCAGCCGCTACCGGGAGGCCGCCTACTCCCTCGGCCTGACCCGCCGGGAAGTCGTACGGTCGGCCGTGCTGCCCCAAGCCCGCGCGGGCATGCGTGCCGGTGTCCTGCTCGGTCTGGCCCGGGCCCTCGGCGAGGCCATCGCGGTCTTCCTCGTCATCGGACGGGCAGACGGACGACTTCCGAAGTCGTTCGGAGAGTTCCTCTCCTCCCTGGTGCACCCCGGTCAGACACTGACCACCAAACTGGCCGGCCCCGAGCCGATGCTCGCGGGAACCTCCGGTCCCTACTTCGCGGCGCTGTGCGGTCTGGGCGTCATCCTGCTCGTCCTGGTGGCCGCGGCCACGGTGTGGGGCACGCGCAGGACATCGAGCCGTTCCGTAAAGCGCGGGTTGCGCGCCCACCGGGCCACCTCCTGGCTGCGCATTCCACGGGACCGGCTCACGACGCTGCTCCGGCTGGGAGCCCTGCTGCTACCGGGAACCCTGCTCGTCGGAATGCTCGCCATCCTCGTGACACGGGGCAGCTCCGCACTCAACCCGGCCTTCTGGCTCACGTCCTCCACCGGCGCGGCCGGTGGCGGTGTACGTGACCAGATCGTCGGCACGCTCCTCCTGCTGGCCACAACGGCCCTGATCGCGCTGCCCCTCGGCTACGGGGCGGGCGTGCTGATCGGCGCCCAAGCCTCCGCGAGGACAGCACGCGTGCTGGAGACCCTCACCGTGGCCATCGGCGGGACACCGACCATCCTGCTGGGCCTGGCCGGATACGTCATCTTCTCCACAGCCATGGGTTGGGGCCGGTCCTGGCTGGCCGGGGCCGTCGTACTGGTCCCCGTGGTCGTACCGGTCATCGCCCTGACCACCGCGGGCCGCATCCGGAGCATGCCGAGCGAGCTCACCGAGAGCGCCCTGGCACTCGGTCTGTCCCGTACCCAGTACATCCGCTCCGTGGTCATCCCTTACACCTGGCCGGCCACGCTCACCGGACTGCTGCTCGGCCTGGCCCGGGCGGCGGGTGAGACGGCTCCCCTGATCTTCACCGCCACGGTGTTCTTCGGGGCGCCCGCCCTTCCGACCGGGATCGTCGACTCCCCGGTGCAGGCGCTGCCGACGCACATCTTCACCCTGTCCCAGGACTCGGGTGCCCCGGAGGCGGTCACCCAGGCGTGGGGCAGCGCTCTGGTACTGGTCCTGATCACCGCAGTGCTTCTCAGCCTGGCGGTGGCACTGCGCAACCGCTTCGAAGGAGCACGACGATGGACAACGTGA
- a CDS encoding ATP-binding cassette domain-containing protein, with the protein MDNVIAVRDLRVLDGKKTLVGPVTFELTSGSTTGLCGPSGAGKSTVLRALVDLLPHGLTRDGHVEVLGRTVRRGKGDSGLRSTVVLVPQTPVVFGGSILDNALFGLRHLVRASRADMRDRVEQALREAGLWSEVCNRLDTPAQTLSAGQRQRLCLARALALEPAALLLDEPTSALDERSRDTVEESVAALRGNRTVLLVSHDPAQVERLCDRTVRLELPETVTLCSAAA; encoded by the coding sequence ATGGACAACGTGATAGCAGTCCGGGACCTGCGGGTTCTCGACGGCAAGAAGACCCTGGTGGGCCCGGTCACCTTCGAGTTGACCAGTGGATCGACCACCGGCCTGTGCGGCCCCTCCGGCGCGGGCAAGTCCACGGTGCTGCGCGCTCTGGTCGACCTGCTGCCCCACGGTCTCACCCGCGACGGCCACGTGGAGGTGCTGGGGCGGACCGTCCGCCGCGGCAAGGGCGACTCCGGCTTGCGGAGCACCGTCGTCCTGGTGCCGCAGACGCCCGTGGTCTTCGGGGGGAGCATCCTGGACAACGCCCTCTTCGGACTCCGCCACCTGGTGCGTGCGTCCCGGGCGGACATGCGCGACCGCGTCGAACAGGCCCTGCGTGAGGCGGGCTTGTGGAGCGAGGTCTGCAACCGGCTGGACACCCCGGCTCAGACGCTCTCCGCCGGACAGCGTCAGCGGCTGTGCCTGGCGCGTGCCCTGGCCCTGGAACCTGCGGCCCTCCTGCTGGACGAACCCACCAGCGCCCTGGACGAGCGGAGCCGGGACACGGTCGAGGAGTCGGTGGCCGCCCTGCGCGGCAACCGCACGGTCCTGCTGGTCTCGCACGATCCGGCGCAGGTGGAGCGGCTCTGCGACCGCACGGTACGTCTGGAACTGCCGGAAACCGTGACGCTCTGCTCGGCAGCCGCCTGA